In one window of Poriferisphaera corsica DNA:
- a CDS encoding GxGYxYP domain-containing protein, whose translation MTNGRFGMWRAVGTNGLPGADLARPCYVVVGVMLCQKLDKESVKVRVMNRLMCLLVLIAMGLSFGSEVCWADEGLGGEDRVGVYEKLDWLAIPKPARVIRMIRPSTQGEIVVQQTLSGLLALQGRERGASWDGLWIEFGIEVYEEWLQIWAERTGAAIEEGEQSVWDLMRRYHEAGLVKGYVLYSETKTVATAEDAGDLSVNIATGLCGVLNAVAVEAGDESRVKAMGLQRLVDCRDKDMGWLYERYGDWFDRKYLMMLPPDLHTSRAMGITSRAMIGIDTNKGGMHEALKRAESGGMMFGWGLNEESVFVEACSKVGMRVSAANHSLNMPILASGALKIEDVLRVDEVERAEAVVDEAGKHYVAFMMSDGDNLCWMMGGFTSDEKWYGAKNRGAIPFGWGMCSRDLLEASPAVWRQNIERLKENETVVDQNGGGYFYVDRMPRKGVEKLAKRFAKTSAVTGVEHVGLFSQRWDSEAAKRSYEIYAKVNAGLKGIFAVQYSPYAAGQGRVIFVGGEAGVKRGIKEGKERGIVPVLSSLTSIWKLPWENEYEGSPKHVAKTIEAWASKKKKRGWERFTWVSVHAWSDFGGGVAGYEAAVRCAALLGDDVEVVSPRRLVEMLRDAKKRETR comes from the coding sequence GTGACAAACGGCAGATTTGGCATGTGGCGTGCTGTTGGCACCAACGGGTTGCCGGGTGCTGATTTGGCAAGGCCGTGTTATGTTGTGGTTGGTGTGATGTTGTGCCAAAAATTGGACAAAGAAAGTGTAAAGGTTCGGGTTATGAATCGATTGATGTGTTTGCTTGTGTTGATTGCGATGGGTTTAAGTTTTGGTTCTGAGGTGTGTTGGGCGGATGAAGGGTTGGGTGGTGAAGATCGTGTTGGTGTGTATGAGAAGTTGGACTGGCTGGCGATTCCCAAGCCAGCGCGGGTGATCAGGATGATTCGGCCGAGCACACAGGGGGAGATTGTTGTGCAGCAAACATTGAGTGGATTGTTGGCTTTGCAGGGGCGAGAGCGCGGTGCGTCGTGGGATGGGTTATGGATCGAGTTTGGGATTGAGGTGTATGAGGAGTGGTTACAGATTTGGGCCGAGCGAACGGGGGCTGCGATTGAGGAAGGCGAGCAAAGTGTTTGGGATTTGATGCGGCGTTATCACGAAGCGGGTTTGGTGAAGGGGTATGTGCTGTATTCAGAAACAAAGACAGTAGCGACGGCAGAAGATGCTGGGGATTTGTCGGTGAATATTGCGACGGGGTTGTGCGGGGTTTTGAATGCGGTTGCGGTGGAGGCGGGTGATGAATCGCGGGTGAAAGCGATGGGTTTGCAGCGACTGGTGGATTGTCGGGATAAGGATATGGGTTGGTTGTATGAGCGGTATGGTGATTGGTTTGATCGAAAGTATTTGATGATGCTGCCGCCGGATCTGCATACGAGCCGGGCGATGGGAATTACGAGTAGAGCGATGATCGGTATTGATACAAATAAGGGAGGAATGCATGAAGCATTGAAGCGAGCGGAATCGGGTGGGATGATGTTTGGTTGGGGATTGAATGAGGAGAGTGTTTTTGTTGAGGCTTGTTCGAAGGTTGGTATGCGTGTGTCTGCGGCGAATCATTCGTTGAATATGCCGATTCTTGCGTCGGGGGCATTGAAGATTGAGGATGTATTGCGGGTTGATGAGGTTGAGCGTGCTGAGGCGGTTGTGGATGAGGCGGGGAAGCATTACGTGGCATTTATGATGAGTGATGGGGATAATTTGTGTTGGATGATGGGCGGGTTTACGTCGGATGAGAAATGGTATGGCGCGAAGAACCGGGGAGCGATCCCGTTTGGTTGGGGGATGTGTAGCCGCGATTTGCTTGAGGCGAGCCCGGCGGTATGGCGGCAGAATATTGAGCGATTAAAGGAGAATGAGACGGTGGTGGATCAGAATGGGGGCGGTTATTTTTATGTGGATCGTATGCCGCGCAAAGGGGTAGAGAAATTGGCGAAGCGTTTTGCTAAAACGTCGGCAGTGACGGGTGTTGAGCATGTGGGGTTGTTCTCACAGAGATGGGATTCCGAGGCGGCGAAGCGGAGTTATGAGATCTATGCGAAGGTGAATGCGGGGCTGAAGGGGATTTTTGCGGTGCAGTATTCGCCGTATGCGGCGGGGCAGGGTCGTGTGATTTTTGTTGGAGGTGAAGCAGGGGTTAAGAGGGGTATTAAAGAAGGGAAAGAGAGGGGGATTGTGCCGGTGTTGTCGTCGCTAACGTCGATATGGAAGTTGCCGTGGGAGAATGAGTATGAGGGGTCGCCGAAGCATGTGGCGAAGACGATTGAGGCGTGGGCATCGAAAAAGAAAAAGCGAGGATGGGAACGGTTTACTTGGGTGTCGGTGCATGCGTGGAGTGATTTTGGTGGTGGTGTTGCGGGGTATGAGGCGGCGGTGCGGTGTGCGGCGTTATTGGGTGATGATGTTGAGGTGGTGTCGCCGAGGCGTTTGGTTGAGATGTTGCGGGATGCGAAAAAGAGGGAGACGCGGTGA
- a CDS encoding class I SAM-dependent methyltransferase, producing MAFSDQIKFLAAFIRNPKHVGAIAPSSPALAKAMVDDLQVPDTHTIAEFGPGTGPFTNALSDRFKRENRPAHYLGIERDENFIQILRNRFPDMNFVHGSAEHLPTYHSQSKLPPIGGIVCGLPFASLPIVVQDSITSMLNDLLQPGTVFRTFQYVHAYPLPTAIRFRRRMKNMGLQMQKRKVIFNNIPPAYVLTWTRSGKLAPINTDPQRELAKA from the coding sequence ATGGCTTTTTCCGATCAAATCAAATTCCTTGCCGCGTTCATACGCAATCCAAAGCACGTTGGCGCGATCGCTCCAAGCTCACCCGCACTCGCAAAAGCCATGGTTGATGACCTGCAAGTCCCTGATACACATACCATTGCGGAATTCGGGCCCGGCACAGGCCCATTCACCAACGCACTCAGCGACCGTTTTAAACGCGAAAACCGCCCCGCACACTACCTCGGCATCGAGCGCGATGAGAACTTCATCCAAATCCTCCGTAACCGCTTCCCTGACATGAATTTCGTGCACGGCTCCGCGGAACACCTCCCCACATACCATTCCCAATCCAAACTACCACCTATCGGCGGCATCGTCTGCGGTCTCCCATTTGCCTCACTCCCCATCGTAGTGCAAGACTCTATCACCAGTATGCTCAATGACTTACTGCAACCTGGGACGGTCTTTCGTACGTTTCAATATGTGCATGCTTACCCACTTCCCACTGCGATTCGATTCCGCAGACGCATGAAAAACATGGGTTTGCAAATGCAAAAACGCAAAGTCATCTTCAATAACATCCCCCCTGCCTACGTCCTCACATGGACCCGATCTGGCAAACTTGCACCGATCAACACTGATCCGCAAAGAGAATTAGCAAAAGCCTAG
- the lptD gene encoding LPS assembly protein LptD, translating to MVTAPQLAEICYAQQDPGRYEGVIDEVEGDLKKKPNEESFSELEDLGAPTNLDARQFSDLEAPYVDGVRTNTPLGEPVLSLDVNLAAKRTRVWNEGGNQVLLLEEDVKFWVGAYSFRAKGAVVRVATESLPGREIKHVAVYLDHATPGNVPGSLDGPVVASARKLLVTVSSYGKMKLLTDLMQEGVEKSELVEKAETRFARYDASQEQVLERTKLRPVFSPEQFAIRNARRKALGVEISEADKEFIRLANAQLEHEVLSRQEIESGDREIATIAKPEVAAARRERIRALEGASPEPAILPAQGSLSYGPIKIFSSQQIGEPGSGQRALMFLGGVDLTYEDYARSLSVSLRAQKAVIIIDENKLRGGDDDEVNASVGGELAGKGILGIYLENSVQISDGDYTIRAPRVYYDLMENKALVLDAVMYTYDDQMKLPLYVRAEALRQTSANSWNAEEARFTTSEFGEPHFAIAAGEVTIDRRETPGGTDRYFLASKHNRGEVFGTPLVYFPYIAGEYYDVPLRDVRGGFNSRFGLFFETGWDMFSLFGKEKPENVDAVGKLGYLGVHNLSLGLDADYDTETMYGEFKSYMIPIDGGEDVLGEGRRDVNRSGDTRGFETWKHRQYLPDNIELSLQASWVSDNTFLEEFFPREAYEAQQYQASGYVKTNEDNWLVSGVAKTNLNSFTPQLTYLQAPGYVVDKLPEIQATTAPFTLFNETVNWYSQSSLSRMRVRAGTDTPESRGFEQVPSEEIFGIPPNQTFKSYIEGLGVPTNYVLRADTRHELSMPVEINEWLNFVPYVVGRVTAYDRTFEEFNDGNGANDTVRLWGMVGGRLNTEFSKVWTTRSNPVLNTNGIRHVFEPYMNIWTVGTTIQDQDLPIFDYDVERIDQGTGVAVGARNTLQTKRGGPGRWRDVDWIMWDARYVQRWDEGFPEFRIPRYYNYHPEYSIGGSHFYSELLWMVSDNVAMMGELTWGNEFDEVVQWRVNGTINHTPRFGTFVNYEEIPVLSSRLLTYGFTYRLATKYMVHFLQRLDLDNDESRRIGVNLDRKLPRFVFRVNVILDVVDNEQLFNVQLIPDGLGGQTNWAATPLQF from the coding sequence ATGGTCACCGCCCCACAGTTGGCGGAGATCTGCTATGCGCAGCAAGATCCGGGACGATATGAAGGTGTGATTGATGAGGTTGAGGGGGATCTGAAAAAGAAGCCAAATGAGGAATCGTTCAGCGAGTTGGAAGACTTGGGTGCGCCGACGAATTTGGATGCACGCCAATTTAGTGATTTGGAAGCACCGTACGTTGATGGGGTAAGGACTAACACACCATTAGGCGAGCCGGTATTGTCGTTGGATGTGAATCTGGCGGCGAAGCGAACGCGGGTCTGGAATGAAGGTGGCAATCAGGTTTTGCTGCTGGAGGAGGATGTGAAATTTTGGGTGGGCGCGTATTCGTTTCGGGCGAAGGGTGCAGTCGTGAGGGTGGCAACGGAAAGCTTGCCGGGGCGTGAGATTAAGCACGTTGCGGTGTATTTAGATCATGCGACGCCGGGGAATGTGCCGGGGAGTTTGGATGGGCCAGTGGTTGCCAGTGCACGCAAACTGCTGGTGACGGTGAGTTCATATGGGAAGATGAAGCTGCTGACTGATTTGATGCAGGAAGGTGTTGAGAAAAGTGAGTTGGTGGAGAAGGCGGAGACGCGGTTTGCGCGTTATGACGCGAGCCAAGAACAGGTGTTGGAAAGAACGAAACTTCGGCCGGTGTTCAGCCCTGAGCAGTTTGCGATCAGGAATGCGCGGCGCAAAGCATTGGGTGTGGAGATTTCGGAGGCAGACAAAGAGTTCATTCGATTGGCTAATGCACAGTTAGAGCATGAAGTACTCAGCAGACAAGAGATTGAAAGTGGAGATCGTGAGATCGCGACGATTGCGAAGCCGGAAGTGGCGGCGGCAAGAAGAGAACGGATCAGAGCGTTAGAGGGGGCGTCACCTGAGCCAGCGATTTTACCGGCGCAGGGATCGCTATCGTACGGGCCGATCAAGATTTTCAGCTCACAACAGATTGGGGAACCGGGCTCGGGACAGAGAGCATTAATGTTCTTGGGTGGTGTTGATCTGACGTATGAAGACTATGCGAGAAGCTTGTCGGTTTCATTGCGTGCACAGAAGGCTGTGATCATTATTGATGAGAACAAGCTGCGTGGCGGGGATGATGACGAAGTGAATGCGAGCGTAGGCGGGGAGCTTGCGGGCAAGGGGATTTTGGGGATCTATCTTGAGAATAGTGTGCAGATAAGTGATGGTGATTATACGATCCGAGCTCCGCGGGTTTATTACGATCTGATGGAGAATAAGGCGTTGGTGCTTGATGCGGTGATGTATACGTATGATGATCAGATGAAGTTGCCGTTGTATGTGCGTGCGGAGGCGCTGAGGCAGACTAGTGCGAATAGTTGGAATGCTGAGGAAGCGCGTTTTACAACGAGTGAGTTTGGGGAACCGCACTTTGCGATTGCGGCGGGAGAGGTGACGATTGACAGGCGTGAAACACCGGGTGGTACAGATCGGTATTTCTTAGCATCGAAACATAATCGTGGCGAGGTATTTGGGACGCCATTGGTTTATTTCCCGTACATAGCGGGTGAGTATTATGATGTTCCGTTGCGTGATGTGAGGGGTGGTTTTAACAGTCGATTTGGTTTATTTTTTGAGACGGGCTGGGACATGTTCTCGCTTTTCGGGAAGGAGAAGCCTGAGAATGTTGATGCGGTGGGTAAGCTTGGGTATTTGGGTGTACATAATTTGTCGTTGGGATTGGATGCGGATTATGACACGGAGACGATGTACGGTGAATTCAAGAGTTATATGATCCCGATTGATGGTGGTGAGGATGTCTTAGGTGAGGGGCGCCGAGATGTGAATCGTAGTGGTGATACGCGTGGGTTTGAGACTTGGAAGCACAGGCAGTATTTGCCGGACAATATTGAGCTGTCATTGCAGGCGTCATGGGTTTCTGACAATACGTTCTTAGAGGAATTTTTCCCGAGAGAAGCGTATGAAGCGCAGCAGTATCAGGCGAGTGGATATGTAAAGACGAATGAAGATAATTGGCTGGTGAGTGGTGTTGCGAAGACGAATTTGAATAGTTTTACGCCTCAATTGACGTATTTGCAGGCACCGGGATATGTGGTGGACAAGTTGCCAGAGATTCAGGCAACGACGGCTCCGTTTACGTTGTTTAATGAGACGGTGAATTGGTATAGCCAATCGAGTTTGAGCCGCATGCGTGTGAGGGCGGGAACGGATACGCCGGAAAGCCGCGGCTTTGAGCAGGTGCCGAGTGAGGAGATTTTCGGGATACCGCCGAACCAGACGTTTAAGAGTTATATTGAGGGTTTGGGTGTGCCGACGAACTATGTGCTGCGTGCTGATACGCGGCATGAGTTGAGTATGCCTGTGGAGATAAATGAATGGTTGAACTTTGTGCCTTATGTTGTGGGTCGCGTGACGGCGTACGACAGGACGTTTGAAGAGTTTAATGATGGGAATGGTGCGAACGATACGGTGAGGCTGTGGGGGATGGTCGGGGGCCGCCTTAATACGGAGTTTTCGAAGGTTTGGACAACACGGAGCAATCCGGTGCTGAATACGAATGGTATTCGTCACGTGTTTGAGCCTTATATGAATATTTGGACAGTGGGAACGACGATTCAGGATCAGGATTTGCCAATCTTTGATTATGACGTTGAACGAATTGACCAAGGTACGGGTGTGGCGGTTGGTGCAAGAAATACGTTGCAGACGAAGCGTGGCGGGCCGGGGCGTTGGCGGGATGTGGATTGGATTATGTGGGATGCTCGGTATGTACAGCGATGGGATGAAGGATTCCCAGAGTTCAGGATTCCGAGGTACTACAACTATCATCCGGAGTATTCGATTGGTGGGAGTCACTTCTATAGCGAATTGCTATGGATGGTGAGTGATAATGTGGCGATGATGGGTGAGCTGACTTGGGGGAATGAGTTTGATGAGGTGGTGCAGTGGCGTGTGAATGGGACGATCAACCATACGCCGCGGTTTGGAACGTTTGTGAACTACGAAGAGATTCCGGTGTTGAGTAGCCGGCTGCTGACGTATGGTTTTACGTACAGGCTTGCGACGAAATACATGGTGCATTTCTTGCAGCGGTTGGACTTGGATAATGATGAATCACGGCGAATTGGTGTTAATTTGGACAGAAAGCTGCCACGCTTTGTGTTCAGGGTGAATGTGATCCTCGACGTTGTGGATAACGAGCAGTTGTTCAATGTGCAATTGATTCCGGACGGATTGGGCGGCCAAACGAATTGGGCGGCAACACCGCTGCAATTCTAA
- the metG gene encoding methionine--tRNA ligase subunit beta, which translates to METKPEITFDDFMKIDLRVATILEAELHPNADRLIKLQIDLGEEKRQICAGIKGHYEPEELVGKQIIVVANLAPRKIRGEESNGMLLAASAGDDDDRSVILLTPGKPIAPGSSVG; encoded by the coding sequence ATGGAAACCAAGCCAGAAATTACTTTTGACGACTTCATGAAGATTGACCTCCGTGTTGCAACCATTCTTGAAGCTGAACTCCACCCCAATGCTGATCGTCTGATCAAGCTTCAGATCGATCTTGGTGAAGAAAAACGCCAGATTTGTGCTGGCATTAAAGGCCATTACGAGCCAGAAGAACTTGTTGGCAAGCAAATCATCGTCGTTGCCAATCTCGCACCACGTAAAATCCGCGGTGAAGAATCCAACGGCATGCTCCTCGCCGCTTCCGCAGGCGATGATGATGACCGTTCAGTTATCCTTCTCACTCCCGGCAAGCCGATCGCTCCAGGCTCATCCGTCGGATAA
- the bioD gene encoding dethiobiotin synthase — protein MLDLKLNLKTPGLFVTATDTAVGKTIVSCAIAHALLSQSPQDRIAAFKPLASECDLIDGEYVNPDTAALHHFTNKRHPLTTINPVRFVPPLAPGVASAEANEPVNWNAVRDAIQLIDQDSDKIIVEGAGGLLVPLDGENPHITVLDLAAAMGYPVLIVTRATLGTLNHTSMTIRLLQERGLKVAGIVMNHYQGGFTADDPSIALNRAWLEKMNGIPIITEMPAAAPELVTPNLGRIDSKILDHAASINWSTYFAASKPLV, from the coding sequence ATGCTCGATCTGAAACTGAATCTAAAAACACCCGGTTTGTTCGTGACTGCAACGGATACAGCAGTTGGTAAAACCATCGTGAGTTGTGCAATTGCCCATGCACTTCTCAGTCAATCCCCTCAAGATCGTATCGCAGCATTCAAGCCACTTGCTTCTGAATGTGATCTCATTGACGGTGAATATGTGAATCCTGATACAGCGGCTCTGCATCATTTCACCAACAAACGCCATCCACTGACAACAATCAACCCTGTTCGATTCGTACCACCGCTCGCACCCGGTGTGGCTTCTGCTGAAGCCAATGAACCGGTCAATTGGAACGCGGTGCGTGATGCTATCCAGTTGATAGACCAAGATTCAGATAAGATTATTGTCGAGGGGGCAGGGGGGTTACTTGTTCCGTTAGATGGAGAGAACCCTCATATCACGGTGTTAGATCTTGCCGCGGCAATGGGCTACCCAGTATTGATAGTGACGCGTGCAACGCTAGGCACACTCAACCATACGTCCATGACCATACGTTTACTGCAAGAACGCGGCTTAAAAGTTGCTGGTATAGTCATGAACCACTACCAAGGTGGATTTACCGCAGATGATCCGTCTATCGCATTAAACCGTGCGTGGCTAGAAAAAATGAATGGTATTCCGATCATTACTGAAATGCCCGCGGCAGCACCTGAATTAGTAACACCAAATCTTGGGCGTATCGATTCGAAAATTTTAGATCATGCCGCATCGATTAACTGGTCGACATACTTCGCAGCATCTAAGCCTTTGGTTTAA
- a CDS encoding CheB methylesterase domain-containing protein, with product MSVLHDNPCLDVTSMKAVAIGISTGGPKILRQILVGLPADLSVPIFIAQHIPPTFSKTLAASLDLLSPLTVVEAEDGMPVFPGTVYLGKGRQHLRVRKGSQLGSARIEVNKKPDGLFYYPSADELLRSCSEVYHGKVLGIVMTGIGKDGTLGAETIKSMGGLIASQDEASCSVYGMPRSVEESGLSDAVLTPDEMTQLLMQFSSSYPPPCLKR from the coding sequence TTGTCTGTTTTGCATGACAATCCATGTCTTGATGTCACCAGCATGAAAGCTGTCGCGATTGGTATTAGTACCGGCGGTCCGAAAATACTTCGACAAATCTTGGTTGGATTGCCTGCGGATCTCTCGGTTCCGATTTTTATTGCTCAGCACATCCCGCCCACATTCAGCAAAACACTTGCAGCGTCACTAGACCTACTTAGCCCATTAACTGTTGTTGAAGCTGAAGACGGTATGCCTGTGTTCCCAGGCACTGTTTATCTTGGTAAAGGACGTCAGCATCTCCGTGTCCGCAAAGGCTCACAGCTCGGCTCTGCTCGCATTGAGGTCAATAAAAAGCCAGATGGGCTGTTCTACTATCCTTCAGCTGACGAGCTGCTTAGGTCCTGCTCGGAGGTCTATCATGGCAAGGTTCTTGGCATCGTTATGACAGGTATCGGGAAAGATGGGACCCTTGGTGCTGAAACCATCAAATCGATGGGGGGTCTGATTGCATCTCAGGATGAAGCGAGCTGCTCGGTCTATGGCATGCCTCGAAGCGTTGAAGAAAGTGGCCTTTCTGATGCAGTCTTAACACCTGACGAGATGACTCAGCTACTCATGCAATTCTCTTCCAGCTATCCTCCACCGTGCCTGAAACGATAG
- a CDS encoding alpha/beta hydrolase-fold protein, with the protein MTKNLFNRFTIISGLVLALLIGTTSLKAEDVNLTPTNTIRFVVRVPESTPKGAAIDISGSLEELGMWNSGLELQQDVDGLYRGSITTAATGKMEFKVRRGGWANVEKNSNGEEIANRSAIIHDNTTINISVEAWADEFALAQSDKPSTVVGELIIHKDVKSEYLELSRTVRVYLPPNYEQNKDAHYPVLYMHDGQNLFDQRTSAFGNEWEVDENLVELVKAKKMEPIIVVGIDNSAMRSDEYTPTYWERYGAGGKGDAYAKFLITELKPFIDKTYRTKPEAQYTGTAGSSLGGLISLYLGTAYPDTFTRIGSVSPALGWDNNQIIRDFSEYKKTYLPHWQKMRNWIDMGTLEGDTGGGGVCTVPLAEEVAQIFRNSNLRENDQFKLFIAENGLHNEPAWAKRIDKILMYLYPPTTANLQSVDQSQ; encoded by the coding sequence ATGACCAAAAATCTATTTAACCGTTTTACCATTATTTCCGGGCTCGTCTTAGCTCTATTAATCGGTACCACGAGTTTGAAAGCAGAAGACGTGAATCTTACTCCTACCAACACGATTCGTTTTGTTGTACGTGTTCCTGAATCTACTCCCAAAGGTGCTGCCATTGATATCTCCGGGAGCCTTGAGGAACTGGGGATGTGGAATTCCGGCTTAGAACTTCAGCAAGATGTGGACGGCCTATATCGTGGATCCATTACCACTGCGGCTACTGGCAAAATGGAGTTTAAGGTGAGACGCGGCGGCTGGGCAAACGTGGAAAAAAATAGTAACGGCGAAGAAATCGCCAATCGTTCAGCCATCATTCATGACAATACAACAATCAACATCAGTGTAGAGGCATGGGCTGATGAATTCGCACTCGCTCAATCCGACAAACCAAGTACAGTCGTTGGCGAGCTTATCATCCATAAAGATGTTAAATCTGAATACCTTGAACTATCAAGAACGGTGCGCGTTTACTTACCACCAAATTATGAACAAAATAAGGATGCACATTATCCCGTCTTATATATGCACGATGGGCAAAACTTATTTGATCAACGCACTAGCGCATTCGGCAACGAATGGGAAGTCGATGAAAATCTGGTCGAATTGGTAAAAGCAAAGAAAATGGAACCAATCATTGTGGTAGGGATTGATAACTCAGCGATGAGATCGGATGAATACACGCCAACTTACTGGGAACGCTACGGCGCGGGAGGGAAAGGTGATGCATACGCAAAGTTCTTAATCACAGAACTGAAACCATTTATTGATAAAACCTACCGCACCAAGCCAGAAGCTCAATATACTGGAACGGCAGGCTCATCACTCGGCGGCCTGATCTCACTCTATCTAGGCACTGCATACCCAGATACCTTTACTCGGATCGGCTCGGTCTCGCCCGCACTTGGCTGGGATAATAATCAGATCATCCGGGACTTTTCGGAGTACAAAAAAACATATCTACCACATTGGCAAAAAATGAGAAATTGGATCGATATGGGCACATTAGAAGGTGATACTGGCGGTGGTGGTGTATGCACCGTACCGCTAGCCGAAGAAGTAGCTCAGATTTTTAGAAATAGTAATCTTCGTGAAAACGATCAATTTAAGCTCTTTATCGCAGAAAATGGCCTACACAACGAACCTGCATGGGCAAAACGTATCGACAAAATTCTGATGTATCTCTACCCACCTACTACTGCAAATCTGCAATCAGTCGATCAATCGCAATAG